From Acinetobacter sp. ASP199, the proteins below share one genomic window:
- a CDS encoding carboxy terminal-processing peptidase, translating to MKLQTVACAVAVATGGFFFTHVVSDAIAAEKSEVVSKALQPSQEQALVSRQLATLVDRQHYLNMRLDTQTSQRIFDFYIDSLDPEHSLFLAPEIDNYKKRYGANFGANLKSGNLAGPFEIHAHYSDRLKQFYTFMLDELKKPQNLNQSNVYIDTDREKAPFFKTPEEQRAYWSKMLVSQLINLTISKEEEQAKQKALKDNPELANGQDLSGPEDLTPVQTLTKRYTRQLERLSRLKSDDVLDKTLNAMMLTYDPHSNYFPPVDAMELNRQTTLQLEGVGVSIRPERGNEDYTKIETIVEGGPASKSGQVKSGDRIIGVAQDGGPMVDVIGWPSNEIVGLIRGKRGTKVTLRLLGAGATLGQARNVTITRDVIQEEDAGVRTRVVEIQRDGKKYQYGVIEIPSFYLNYRARRAGTDYRSVSEDTNNALKELSAKNVEGIIVDLRNNPGGSLEEVARMLGQVIKSGPVVQIRDGNGNVSVFEDDDGGAQTYAGPLAVMVNLASASASEIYSAAIQDYERGIVIGSTTTGKGTAQVQLDTLAHGQATLTQRKFYRVTGGSTQNKGVIPDIKLVDIYNEEFGERKAKNALQWDTIPTAPFKREGEVQKYVPDLIKSSQVRVNLDPQFKYLEQRKAITKKTEEKKRLVLDLNQRKAELLELERKTLESENARRAATGLKPYPNWESYQASLDALIEARAKMKAKDRPQLPEEEVFVVEAANVLHDYARLQGKAK from the coding sequence ATGAAACTTCAAACAGTAGCTTGCGCAGTTGCAGTTGCGACAGGCGGATTCTTTTTTACCCATGTGGTGAGCGATGCGATTGCTGCTGAAAAATCAGAAGTCGTAAGCAAAGCCCTTCAACCCTCTCAAGAACAAGCGCTCGTATCTAGACAGCTGGCTACTCTGGTGGATCGTCAGCACTATTTGAATATGCGTCTGGATACTCAAACCTCACAGCGTATCTTTGATTTTTATATTGATAGTCTGGATCCGGAACATAGCCTGTTCCTGGCACCTGAAATTGATAACTATAAAAAACGTTATGGCGCTAATTTTGGTGCCAACTTGAAATCAGGCAATCTGGCTGGTCCATTTGAGATTCATGCACACTATAGTGATCGTCTCAAGCAGTTCTATACCTTTATGCTGGATGAACTGAAAAAGCCTCAAAACCTGAATCAAAGCAATGTCTATATCGATACTGACCGTGAGAAAGCACCATTCTTCAAGACACCTGAGGAACAACGTGCTTATTGGTCAAAAATGCTGGTCTCTCAGCTGATTAATCTGACGATTAGTAAGGAAGAAGAGCAGGCCAAACAGAAAGCATTAAAAGACAATCCAGAACTGGCCAATGGTCAGGATCTAAGCGGTCCAGAGGATTTGACTCCGGTACAAACCCTAACCAAGCGTTATACCCGTCAACTTGAGCGTTTAAGTCGTCTCAAGAGCGATGATGTACTGGACAAAACGCTGAATGCCATGATGCTGACCTACGATCCACACAGCAATTATTTCCCGCCTGTGGATGCGATGGAGCTGAACCGTCAAACGACATTACAGCTTGAAGGCGTCGGTGTTTCCATTCGTCCAGAACGTGGCAATGAAGACTACACCAAGATTGAAACTATTGTTGAAGGTGGTCCGGCGAGTAAATCAGGTCAGGTGAAATCTGGTGACCGCATTATTGGTGTCGCTCAGGATGGCGGACCAATGGTCGATGTCATTGGTTGGCCGAGCAATGAGATTGTCGGTCTGATTCGTGGTAAACGTGGAACCAAAGTCACTTTACGCTTACTGGGCGCAGGTGCAACACTGGGACAGGCACGTAATGTCACCATTACCCGTGATGTGATCCAGGAAGAAGATGCTGGCGTACGTACCCGTGTAGTCGAAATCCAGCGTGATGGTAAAAAATATCAATACGGTGTCATTGAAATTCCATCGTTCTATCTGAACTATCGTGCACGTCGTGCAGGTACGGATTATCGTTCTGTTTCAGAAGATACCAATAATGCCCTGAAAGAACTTTCAGCGAAGAATGTTGAAGGGATCATTGTCGATCTACGCAATAACCCTGGTGGTTCATTAGAGGAAGTTGCGCGTATGCTGGGGCAAGTGATCAAGTCTGGTCCAGTGGTACAGATTCGCGATGGCAATGGTAATGTCAGTGTCTTTGAAGATGACGATGGCGGTGCACAGACTTATGCAGGTCCGCTGGCTGTAATGGTCAATCTGGCTTCTGCATCAGCAAGTGAAATCTACTCTGCTGCGATTCAGGATTATGAGCGTGGTATTGTCATTGGTAGCACCACTACGGGTAAAGGTACTGCACAAGTGCAGCTGGATACCTTGGCACATGGACAGGCTACGTTGACGCAACGTAAGTTCTATCGTGTCACCGGTGGCAGTACCCAGAACAAGGGTGTGATCCCAGACATTAAATTGGTTGATATCTACAATGAAGAGTTTGGTGAGCGTAAGGCTAAAAATGCCTTGCAGTGGGATACCATTCCGACAGCACCATTTAAACGTGAAGGTGAAGTACAGAAATATGTACCTGATCTGATCAAGAGCTCACAGGTTCGTGTCAATCTGGATCCTCAGTTTAAGTATCTTGAGCAGCGTAAAGCGATTACCAAGAAAACTGAGGAGAAAAAGCGTTTAGTGCTGGATCTGAATCAGCGTAAAGCAGAATTGCTGGAACTTGAACGTAAGACCTTGGAATCTGAAAATGCTCGTCGTGCAGCAACTGGCCTTAAGCCTTATCCAAACTGGGAAAGTTACCAGGCTTCATTGGATGCATTGATTGAAGCACGTGCCAAGATGAAAGCGAAAGATCGTCCGCAGCTCCCTGAAGAGGAAGTATTTGTCGTGGAAGCTGCCAATGTTCTGCATGACTATGCGCGTTTACAAGGCAAAGCGAAATAG
- a CDS encoding EAL domain-containing protein has product MIHVHYDINLVVGSIIVALVVCFLAISIEQLLFDKAPPKYEKLILITSGAILGLSIWCMHFVGMTASHLPENTYFDSGLTFTSYIIAFIASTFSIWLTTRKTLPFPRLVLGAVLMGLGISGMHYTGMMSMVVQGYVIRYDPVLVICSVLIAISGAGLGFWMLFKNRSIARRSFWLKVGVALMLTFSIVGMHYTGMAATSFHSMVGEGLAETSTLEHELLITVIFITCMVLVAGFCVAMLEQRLEHRNRQLAEANKELANLAVQDNLTKLPNRLYLAEYSHFLFNDHHYRNVQFAFLYIDLDRFKAVNDVFGHHVGDQLLIQLANRIHGLLNENSRLLRIGGDEFLLIMENAVPQQATEAAEKILSMIQESFTIAGKVINVSGSIGISMYPEHGQNIQDLLINADSAMLSSKNQGRNTYSFFNFSNDEKESRSQSKLINDLYKAVEEHQFELYYQPKYRTEDLQICGVEALIRWRHPALGLLSPVMFIRGAEKTGLIIQMGYWALEQACKQIHQWEEEGTHFFPIAVNLSAVQFEHKNLFKNLEELLARYQINPNHLMIEITESTAMHHINSSVRTLERLRDMGIQLAIDDFGTGHSSFLYLKNLPVNELKIDKEFIADLTEGSKEEMILESIIHLAIKLGLQVTAEGVETQLQADILTRLGCQQLQGFLLSRPVSVQDLPEAVIVS; this is encoded by the coding sequence ATGATTCATGTTCATTATGACATTAATCTGGTTGTAGGCTCGATCATTGTAGCTTTGGTGGTTTGTTTTCTCGCCATTTCAATTGAACAGCTGTTATTTGATAAAGCTCCTCCCAAATATGAAAAGCTGATTCTGATTACAAGTGGTGCGATTCTTGGGCTTTCTATCTGGTGTATGCACTTTGTCGGCATGACAGCTAGTCATCTGCCGGAAAATACCTATTTTGACTCCGGACTGACCTTTACCTCTTACATTATCGCTTTTATTGCCTCAACCTTTTCCATCTGGCTGACGACACGAAAAACTCTGCCTTTTCCCCGTCTAGTACTCGGCGCCGTATTGATGGGTCTGGGAATTTCCGGCATGCACTATACTGGTATGATGAGTATGGTGGTACAGGGTTATGTGATCCGTTATGACCCGGTACTGGTGATTTGTTCGGTATTGATTGCTATCAGCGGTGCTGGTTTAGGCTTCTGGATGCTGTTTAAGAATCGCAGTATTGCTCGTCGCAGTTTCTGGCTGAAAGTTGGTGTGGCATTGATGCTCACTTTTTCCATTGTCGGTATGCACTATACCGGAATGGCAGCGACCAGTTTTCATTCCATGGTGGGTGAGGGCTTGGCTGAAACGTCTACGCTTGAACACGAACTGCTGATCACCGTGATTTTCATTACCTGTATGGTTCTTGTTGCTGGTTTTTGTGTAGCCATGCTGGAACAGCGCCTAGAGCACCGCAATCGTCAGCTGGCTGAGGCCAATAAAGAACTGGCCAATCTGGCCGTGCAGGATAATCTGACCAAGTTACCTAATCGTCTTTATCTGGCAGAGTATTCTCACTTTCTGTTTAATGACCATCATTACCGTAATGTACAGTTTGCCTTTTTGTATATCGATCTGGATCGCTTCAAAGCGGTAAATGATGTCTTTGGGCATCATGTGGGTGACCAGCTCCTGATCCAGCTGGCTAATCGGATTCACGGTTTACTCAATGAAAACTCCAGACTGCTGCGAATTGGTGGTGATGAATTTCTGTTGATTATGGAAAATGCTGTACCGCAACAAGCCACTGAAGCTGCTGAAAAAATTTTAAGTATGATTCAGGAAAGCTTTACGATTGCGGGTAAGGTGATCAATGTTTCAGGCAGTATCGGCATTTCGATGTACCCGGAACATGGTCAAAACATTCAGGATCTTCTGATCAATGCAGATTCAGCCATGCTAAGCTCCAAAAATCAGGGGCGTAATACTTATTCATTTTTCAATTTCAGCAATGATGAAAAGGAATCCAGAAGTCAGAGCAAGCTGATTAATGATTTATACAAGGCGGTTGAAGAACACCAGTTCGAGCTATATTACCAGCCCAAATATCGGACCGAAGATCTGCAAATTTGTGGGGTAGAAGCCCTGATTCGCTGGCGGCACCCAGCACTTGGCTTGTTATCACCGGTCATGTTTATCCGAGGTGCAGAAAAGACCGGCCTGATTATCCAGATGGGGTATTGGGCACTGGAACAGGCCTGCAAGCAGATTCATCAATGGGAAGAGGAAGGAACACATTTCTTCCCGATTGCTGTCAACTTGTCTGCCGTGCAGTTTGAACATAAGAACCTGTTTAAAAATCTGGAAGAACTGTTAGCACGTTATCAGATTAATCCAAATCACCTGATGATCGAGATTACTGAATCTACAGCCATGCATCATATTAATAGCAGTGTGCGTACCCTAGAACGCCTACGTGATATGGGGATTCAGCTGGCAATTGATGACTTTGGTACCGGACATTCCAGTTTCTTGTATTTAAAGAACCTGCCAGTGAATGAACTGAAAATTGATAAAGAGTTTATTGCAGATCTGACTGAAGGCTCTAAAGAAGAGATGATCCTGGAAAGTATTATTCATCTTGCAATTAAGCTAGGCCTGCAGGTCACTGCTGAAGGTGTGGAAACTCAACTGCAGGCAGATATCCTGACTCGTTTGGGTTGTCAGCAGTTGCAAGGATTTCTACTCAGCAGGCCAGTCAGTGTTCAGGATTTACCTGAAGCCGTCATCGTTTCTTAA
- a CDS encoding PaaI family thioesterase — MTRIAFQDLYAEPYTHCYGCGRDNPHGHQLKSYWDIPFLQTIAHICPAPHFTGGVPDHLYGGLIASLLDCHGTASAAAFKSHAVGIAFDGNESLVRCVTGNLNIQFIRPVPINTDLVLTGRLLKIEDRKIQVLLSLSANHMECAQAEMLAIQMK, encoded by the coding sequence ATGACAAGGATTGCCTTTCAGGATCTCTATGCTGAACCTTATACCCATTGTTATGGTTGTGGACGTGACAATCCACATGGTCATCAGTTGAAAAGTTATTGGGATATCCCTTTTTTACAGACTATTGCACATATTTGTCCTGCGCCTCACTTTACCGGTGGTGTGCCCGATCATCTATATGGTGGCTTGATCGCTTCCTTATTGGACTGTCATGGTACGGCTTCTGCTGCAGCATTTAAAAGCCATGCAGTTGGCATCGCATTTGATGGTAATGAAAGCTTAGTACGCTGTGTAACGGGCAACCTGAATATTCAGTTTATTCGCCCGGTACCTATAAATACTGACTTGGTATTGACGGGTCGATTACTGAAAATTGAAGACCGTAAAATCCAGGTTTTACTTTCCCTGTCTGCCAATCATATGGAATGTGCTCAAGCTGAAATGCTCGCTATTCAGATGAAATAG
- a CDS encoding peptide chain release factor 3: MSFKQELAAQVAQRRTFAIISHPDAGKTTMTEKLLLWGQAIQVAGMVKSRKSDRAATSDWMEMEKERGISITTSVMQFPFKDKMINLLDTPGHEDFSEDTYRTLTAVDSALMVIDGAKGVEDRTIKLMEVCRMRDTPIISFVNKMDREIREPLELLDEIENVLKIKCVPITWPLGTGRDFAGVYNLIEEKFYVYKAGFGSVITDIEVRDGYDHADLREKVGELAWAAFEESLELVQMANEPLDREEFLAGRQTPVLFGTALGNFGVDHVLDAFSEYAPEPKAHPTQNRKVEATEEGFSGFVFKIQANMDPKHRDRIAFMRICSGRYEKGLKMKHVRLGKDVRISDALTFLAGDRQHLEEAWPGDIIGLHNHGTIQIGDTFTSGEDLQFTGIPHFAPEMFRRVRLIDPLKSKQLQKGLKELSEEGATQVFMPQNNNDLIVGAVGVLQFEVVAYRLKEEYKVDCVYEPVSINTVRWVTCDDEKKFNEFKKKAHDQLSVDGGGHLTYLAPSRVNLQLMQERYPDIVFRNTREH, translated from the coding sequence ATGAGTTTTAAACAAGAGTTAGCGGCGCAGGTCGCTCAGCGACGTACATTCGCGATTATTTCCCACCCCGATGCTGGTAAAACTACCATGACAGAAAAACTGCTGTTATGGGGGCAGGCGATCCAGGTTGCCGGTATGGTGAAAAGCCGTAAGTCTGACCGTGCAGCGACTTCGGACTGGATGGAAATGGAAAAGGAACGTGGTATTTCGATCACAACCTCCGTCATGCAGTTCCCGTTTAAAGACAAGATGATCAACCTGCTCGATACCCCGGGGCATGAAGACTTCTCGGAAGATACTTACCGTACCCTGACTGCTGTGGACTCAGCGCTGATGGTGATTGATGGTGCAAAAGGTGTCGAGGACCGTACCATTAAATTGATGGAAGTGTGTCGTATGCGTGATACACCAATCATCTCTTTCGTCAACAAAATGGACCGTGAAATCCGTGAGCCGCTTGAGCTTCTGGATGAGATCGAAAACGTCCTGAAAATTAAATGTGTGCCAATCACCTGGCCGCTGGGCACGGGTCGTGACTTTGCTGGCGTATATAACTTGATCGAAGAAAAATTCTACGTTTATAAAGCGGGTTTCGGCTCAGTGATTACCGACATCGAGGTACGTGATGGTTATGACCATGCAGACCTGCGTGAAAAAGTGGGTGAGCTGGCATGGGCAGCATTTGAAGAGTCTCTTGAACTGGTTCAAATGGCCAATGAGCCATTAGACCGTGAAGAGTTTCTTGCGGGTCGCCAAACTCCAGTATTGTTCGGTACAGCGTTGGGTAACTTTGGTGTCGATCATGTCCTGGATGCATTTAGTGAATATGCACCGGAGCCGAAAGCACATCCAACACAAAACCGTAAAGTTGAAGCAACTGAAGAGGGCTTTAGTGGTTTTGTCTTCAAGATTCAGGCCAATATGGATCCGAAGCACCGTGACCGTATTGCTTTCATGCGTATCTGTTCAGGTAGATATGAAAAGGGTCTGAAAATGAAGCATGTACGTCTGGGTAAAGATGTGCGTATTAGTGATGCCTTAACTTTCCTGGCAGGTGACCGTCAGCATTTGGAAGAAGCATGGCCAGGCGATATTATTGGTCTGCATAACCACGGTACCATTCAGATTGGTGATACGTTCACTTCAGGTGAAGATCTGCAGTTCACAGGTATTCCGCACTTTGCTCCGGAAATGTTCCGCCGTGTACGTCTGATAGATCCTTTGAAATCTAAGCAGCTGCAAAAAGGTCTGAAAGAACTTTCTGAAGAAGGTGCGACGCAAGTGTTCATGCCGCAGAATAACAATGACCTGATCGTCGGTGCGGTCGGTGTGCTGCAGTTTGAAGTGGTGGCGTATCGTCTGAAAGAAGAATACAAAGTAGACTGCGTGTATGAGCCAGTGAGTATTAATACTGTGCGTTGGGTCACTTGTGATGATGAGAAGAAATTCAACGAATTCAAGAAAAAAGCCCATGACCAGTTGTCTGTCGATGGCGGCGGCCACCTGACTTATCTGGCACCAAGCCGTGTAAACCTGCAACTGATGCAGGAACGTTATCCGGATATCGTGTTCCGCAATACCCGTGAACACTAA
- a CDS encoding RsiV family protein, whose protein sequence is MPKYNKIFGLSVLATAILLTACQPREKEAKEVNPPEVTQAVPEVVQLKGETEKLSLDIPECDGKSCPEITIERLNSNQRFIDEFVDQQILTRLKGVLDVDAIAPAKVPAASEPAPAESAASEVTVTQPQLSARQQLEKQTIPYMQAFLNLDKELKALSANHSISLMIKPKILNPGNPLATVVLNSTHYLGGAHGSTAQNYYNFDLDSKKLVKLDDIVLPKKKAQLEAKAHEVFKTWVMDSELATDVAEYEQAWKFKLTDNFFLTKQGLVLQYAEYEIGPYVVGLPRLNIPYSDLQGILKPEYLPKTEQAASEAQVAK, encoded by the coding sequence ATGCCAAAATATAACAAGATATTCGGCCTCTCTGTACTGGCGACAGCGATCCTATTAACTGCCTGTCAGCCTCGAGAAAAGGAAGCCAAAGAGGTTAATCCACCGGAAGTCACTCAGGCAGTGCCTGAAGTCGTCCAGCTCAAGGGTGAAACCGAAAAGCTTAGTCTGGATATTCCGGAATGTGATGGTAAAAGCTGTCCTGAAATCACCATTGAACGTCTGAACAGTAATCAGCGTTTTATTGATGAATTTGTTGATCAACAGATTTTAACTCGATTGAAGGGCGTGCTCGATGTTGATGCGATTGCGCCAGCGAAAGTACCAGCAGCCAGCGAGCCAGCACCTGCCGAATCTGCAGCTTCAGAGGTAACTGTAACTCAACCTCAGCTCAGTGCCCGTCAGCAGCTGGAAAAGCAGACCATTCCCTATATGCAGGCTTTCCTGAATCTAGATAAGGAGCTGAAAGCACTCAGTGCCAATCACAGCATTAGCCTGATGATTAAGCCGAAGATCTTGAATCCAGGTAATCCATTGGCAACGGTGGTGTTGAATAGCACGCATTATCTGGGTGGGGCACATGGTTCTACTGCACAGAACTATTATAACTTCGATCTGGACAGTAAAAAGCTGGTCAAGTTGGATGATATTGTCCTGCCAAAAAAAAAGGCTCAGCTGGAAGCCAAAGCACATGAAGTCTTTAAAACCTGGGTGATGGATTCAGAGCTGGCAACTGACGTTGCGGAATATGAGCAGGCCTGGAAATTCAAGCTGACGGATAATTTCTTCCTGACCAAACAAGGTCTGGTTCTGCAATATGCAGAATATGAAATTGGACCTTATGTGGTCGGCTTGCCGCGTTTAAATATTCCTTATAGCGATTTGCAGGGAATTTTAAAACCGGAATATCTGCCGAAAACTGAACAGGCTGCTTCAGAAGCTCAAGTTGCAAAATGA
- a CDS encoding TatD family hydrolase, whose translation MSLKLFDTHTHFDVPDFDHDREQLAHAAKRVGVEGLVLIGFLQQRFQDLIQTQHFLNGLSDAPRSYLAPGLHPFYIEQHQQDHLQDLEQILQTEDCVAIGEIGLDTFLKQHKQAEIFQKQKDFFAVQIELAQQFDKPVLLHIRKSHADVLQTLKQHQFKQGGIAHAFGGGIEEAKAFIKLGFKIGVTGQITNPNAKKLHQVVQQIGPEHLVLETDCPDMTPLCCQHSTEQRTRNTPANLPYVLQGLAKSLHMDQDELAEQLWKNTHQVLHLDV comes from the coding sequence ATGAGCCTGAAACTGTTTGATACTCACACCCACTTCGATGTTCCTGATTTTGACCATGATCGGGAACAGTTGGCTCATGCTGCTAAAAGGGTGGGCGTGGAAGGACTGGTTCTAATCGGTTTTTTACAGCAGCGTTTTCAGGATCTGATTCAAACCCAGCATTTTTTAAATGGTCTTTCCGATGCACCAAGAAGCTATTTAGCCCCTGGCTTACATCCTTTTTATATCGAGCAACATCAGCAGGATCATTTGCAGGATTTAGAGCAGATTCTACAAACTGAAGACTGTGTTGCCATTGGTGAGATCGGTCTGGATACTTTTCTGAAACAGCATAAGCAAGCAGAAATTTTCCAGAAGCAGAAAGATTTTTTTGCCGTTCAGATTGAACTGGCACAGCAGTTTGATAAACCTGTCTTGCTGCATATCCGTAAATCTCATGCTGATGTTCTACAAACTTTAAAACAGCATCAATTTAAACAGGGCGGTATTGCGCATGCCTTTGGTGGAGGAATCGAAGAAGCCAAGGCTTTTATCAAACTGGGTTTCAAGATTGGGGTGACAGGGCAAATTACCAATCCCAACGCCAAAAAACTGCATCAGGTGGTTCAGCAGATCGGTCCAGAACATCTGGTCCTTGAAACCGATTGCCCAGACATGACACCCCTATGTTGTCAGCATTCTACTGAACAGCGTACCCGTAACACGCCTGCAAATCTGCCCTATGTTCTGCAAGGGCTGGCCAAGAGCTTGCACATGGATCAAGATGAACTAGCAGAGCAGCTCTGGAAAAACACACATCAGGTTCTACATCTGGATGTCTAA
- a CDS encoding enoyl-ACP reductase — protein MAQGLLAGKRFLIAGIASKLSIAFGIAQALHREGAELAFTYPNEKLKKRVDDFAAQFGSELVFPCDVAVDAEIDNAFAELAKHWDGLDGVVHSIGFAPAHTLDGDFTDVTDREGFKIAHDISAYSFIAMARAAKPLLAARQGCLLTLTYQGSERVMPNYNVMGLAKASLEAGVRYLASSLGAEGIRVNAISAGPIRTLAASGIKSFRKMLDLNEKVAPLKRNVTIEDVGNAALFLCSPWANGITGEIMYVDAGYNTVGMSAELMLDAE, from the coding sequence ATGGCACAAGGACTATTGGCGGGTAAGCGCTTCCTGATCGCAGGTATTGCAAGTAAATTATCAATTGCTTTTGGTATTGCTCAGGCATTACACCGTGAAGGTGCAGAACTTGCTTTTACCTATCCAAATGAAAAGCTGAAAAAACGTGTAGATGATTTTGCTGCACAATTCGGTTCTGAATTGGTATTTCCTTGTGATGTGGCAGTAGATGCAGAAATTGACAATGCATTTGCGGAACTGGCAAAACACTGGGATGGTCTGGATGGTGTTGTGCATTCTATTGGTTTTGCACCAGCACATACCTTAGACGGTGACTTTACTGATGTAACGGATCGTGAAGGTTTCAAGATTGCACATGACATCAGTGCTTATAGCTTTATCGCGATGGCGCGTGCTGCAAAGCCGCTTTTAGCTGCTCGTCAAGGCTGTCTGCTCACTTTAACTTATCAAGGTTCTGAGCGTGTGATGCCGAATTACAACGTGATGGGCCTAGCAAAAGCATCACTAGAAGCAGGTGTACGTTACCTGGCATCTAGCTTGGGTGCAGAAGGTATTCGTGTCAATGCCATCTCCGCTGGTCCAATCCGTACGCTTGCAGCGTCTGGTATTAAATCTTTCCGTAAAATGCTGGATCTGAATGAAAAAGTTGCACCGCTTAAACGTAATGTAACGATTGAAGATGTGGGTAATGCAGCATTGTTCCTGTGCTCTCCATGGGCAAATGGTATCACTGGCGAAATCATGTATGTTGATGCTGGTTATAATACGGTTGGCATGAGCGCAGAGCTGATGCTGGATGCAGAATAA
- a CDS encoding cytochrome b562 — MFKTLWVSIIFVMGLGLGTSAMAAQEHQHYSMRDLDKNLKKFRAADDSKEAQAALKIMQQAVASYQKHLPSKLQKLKAEDAQVVAYQGLLKDLLKEIKQAEQLVAANQLDEAQNLSVKMDEIKKQGHKAFK; from the coding sequence ATGTTTAAAACATTGTGGGTTAGCATCATTTTCGTCATGGGCTTAGGTCTGGGAACTTCGGCTATGGCAGCACAAGAGCATCAGCATTACAGCATGCGTGACCTGGATAAAAATTTGAAAAAATTTAGAGCTGCAGATGATTCTAAAGAGGCACAAGCAGCATTAAAGATCATGCAGCAAGCTGTAGCAAGCTACCAGAAACATTTACCTTCCAAGTTGCAAAAGCTGAAAGCCGAAGATGCACAGGTAGTGGCCTATCAGGGATTGCTAAAGGATTTGCTGAAAGAGATTAAGCAGGCAGAACAGCTGGTTGCTGCTAATCAATTAGATGAAGCCCAAAATTTATCTGTGAAAATGGATGAAATTAAAAAGCAGGGGCATAAAGCTTTTAAATAA
- the secB gene encoding protein-export chaperone SecB yields the protein MSEEQQAQPQLALERIYTKDISFEVPGAQVFTKQWQPELNINLSSSAEKIDPTHFEVALKVVVQANNEGDTAFIVDVTQAGIFLIDSVEEERLPYILGAYCPNILFPFLREAVNDLVTKGSFPQLLLTPINFDAEFEANMQRAQAAAVEGQA from the coding sequence ATGAGTGAAGAACAACAAGCTCAACCACAATTGGCATTAGAGCGTATTTATACTAAAGACATTTCTTTTGAAGTACCTGGGGCACAAGTTTTTACCAAGCAATGGCAACCTGAGCTGAACATCAACCTTTCTTCTTCTGCAGAAAAGATTGATCCAACTCACTTTGAAGTCGCTTTAAAAGTAGTCGTACAGGCAAATAACGAAGGTGATACAGCGTTTATCGTTGATGTAACTCAAGCAGGGATTTTCCTGATTGATAGCGTTGAAGAAGAGCGTCTACCTTACATTCTTGGTGCGTACTGCCCGAACATCCTGTTCCCATTCCTTCGTGAAGCAGTGAATGATCTGGTTACTAAAGGTAGCTTCCCACAGTTACTTCTTACGCCGATTAACTTCGATGCTGAATTCGAAGCCAACATGCAACGTGCGCAAGCTGCTGCTGTTGAAGGTCAAGCTTAA
- the grxC gene encoding glutaredoxin 3, whose product MAEVIIYSTTVCPYCVRAKQLLERKGVEYKEINLSKEDPQVRLDLMQRTNHRTVPQIFINEQFIGGFDQLYALEREGKLDELLA is encoded by the coding sequence ATGGCTGAAGTCATTATCTATTCAACGACTGTGTGTCCATACTGTGTCCGTGCAAAACAGCTCCTTGAGCGTAAGGGCGTAGAATATAAAGAAATCAATCTGTCTAAAGAAGATCCACAGGTTCGTCTTGATTTGATGCAACGCACCAATCACCGCACCGTGCCACAGATTTTTATTAATGAACAATTCATCGGCGGTTTTGACCAGCTTTATGCTTTAGAGCGTGAAGGCAAACTCGACGAATTACTGGCTTAA
- a CDS encoding rhodanese-like domain-containing protein has protein sequence MERWFEFMGNHPFLFGALAALVVLFFIIEGQRNGRKISPQSLGILVKAKNAMLIDLRDGKDFREGHISGSRNIPYSQITKHVEELKTADRPLVFICNLGQVAGTALQQVGHADAYRLDGGISNWKAQGLPLVKSK, from the coding sequence GTGGAACGTTGGTTCGAGTTTATGGGGAATCACCCCTTCTTGTTTGGCGCACTTGCAGCATTGGTGGTCTTGTTCTTCATTATCGAAGGTCAACGTAACGGTCGTAAAATTTCCCCGCAATCGCTGGGTATTTTGGTCAAGGCAAAAAATGCCATGCTGATCGACTTGCGTGATGGCAAAGATTTCCGTGAAGGTCATATCAGCGGTAGCCGTAATATTCCATATAGCCAAATTACCAAACATGTTGAAGAGTTAAAAACAGCAGATCGCCCATTGGTATTCATTTGTAATCTGGGGCAAGTTGCAGGTACTGCGCTACAACAAGTGGGCCATGCAGATGCTTACCGTCTTGATGGCGGCATTAGCAACTGGAAAGCTCAAGGCTTACCTCTGGTGAAAAGTAAATAA